The proteins below are encoded in one region of Chelmon rostratus isolate fCheRos1 chromosome 21, fCheRos1.pri, whole genome shotgun sequence:
- the cbx7b gene encoding chromobox protein homolog 7, whose product MELSAIGEQVFAVESIVKKRVRKGNVEYLLKWKGWPPKYSTWEPEEHILDQRLVQAYEEKEQRDRALGHRRKGSKAKRLVLQNTVYTMDLRSAHKTPEKPPPRLRLSLTRSLVSEDEDQPYSACRQDPQPQLAHRQSKPKRSQFRCLDSNPPSPTQEDWEGRGEEEELEEEEEDDDNVEYEEDREEEEEDKEEFLKETTEKSGGILNGQRRTDEWSSAIGPDEVTASEKPDDDDVWRPVVSPGEVTVTDVTLNSLTVTFRESRVAKGFFREWGLEV is encoded by the exons ATGGAGCTGTCAGCGATTGGAGAGCAAGTGTTCGCTGTGGAATCAATCGTGAAGAAAAGAGTTAGAAAG GGGAATGTGGAGTATCTGCTGAAGTGGAAAGGATGGCCTCCAAA GTACAGCACATGGGAACCTGAAGAACACATTCTGGACCAGCGCTTGGTGCAGGCCTATGAAGAGAA agagcagagagacagagctctGGGTCATAGGAGAAAAGGATCCAAAGCCAAAAGACTCGTTCTGCAG AATACTGTCTACACCATGGATCTCCGCAGTGCTCACAAGACTCCAGAGAAGCCTCCGCCTCGCCTGCGCCTCTCCCTGACACGCTCTCTGGTGTCGGAGGACGAGGATCAGCCGTACAGTGCCTGCAGGCAGGACCCACAACCGCAACTGGCACATCGACAAAGCAAACCCAAGAGGTCGCAGTTCAGGTGCCTTGACTCAAACCCTCCAAGTCCCACACAAGAGGACTGGGAAGGtcggggagaggaggaagagctggaggaggaggaggaggacgacgacaATGTAGAATATGAAGAGGatagagaggaggaagaggaggacaaagaggagtTCCTAAAGGAGACAACAGAGAAGAGCGGAGGCATTTTAAATG gacagagaaggacagacgAGTGGAGCTCCGCTATTGGCCCAGACGAGGTCACCGCATCAGAGAAGCCAGACGACGACGACGTCTGGCGACCCGTCGTCAGTCCGGGGGAGGTGACCGTCACAGACGTCACCCTCAACTCCCTCACAGTGACTTTCCGAGAGTCAAGAGTGGCCAAAGGCTTCTTCAGAGAGTGGGGCCTGGAGGTCTGA